A stretch of the Nematostella vectensis chromosome 1, jaNemVect1.1, whole genome shotgun sequence genome encodes the following:
- the LOC125570596 gene encoding uncharacterized protein LOC125570596 produces MITMFCFYHKMASCDPVKMEKSYKRQKHRCPVPACQKEVIHLPRHLITVHKWSREKALEALSVFDLRAKRTKSEAVPEQRAKRTYKRRVCSFPGCNLIVRRLHNHLNAKHKLSRHDERYKQLLKESRWEEIGEDFQEECVVEISSDTESEPEQEPDPQSQSQSKGKGQSQSKSSQSSTMSSNEEEMCLQEIHRKSEKAKAIMRGGQVDQHKYSSSDDDSDEVIPSSPIGKKRSIFLKRALADIHTDTPKVVKKRTTGGLAGEQSSPTLWKATAAGNSKEKDDLSTSSPAEEIEDKDYEPDGEDEDENEDNEGCGNDDEDNDIDVTDEEDELMMKAETLMKDDEGRNDDTDKILDAFLQWLQGIDGGRRELRTAKQYVAQVHAIIKDVDPDELRIDSILNKKHLRDKWLQKLERNRKPGTCKAYLGSLSRFLRFLVVEKLEDLKLTEEHVTKVRVQVQEWSASFKKPFKERRWEKHQEDLEKLITPEDVQKFSKSAPVRAAISTLGRYMEKEGSPGQTDFCTVRDHLITRLCIENACRAGPLANMTLRDLDRATKDGDEMIVTILKHKTSASAGPAHVVLSPTVFTWLKAYVKYMRNKVSGAGTDPDEKVFISFTASEMTSSMISAQLNSFWQKAVEKIRVNAASFRKAAVSVVHEEHQHLRKDLADLMGHNQKTAEKFYLVRQKSKSAAKTSLALRNIMYAEGASHVEASEALPVKNGEAEKSGRHHWTEKEEEAIQMAFKDAIEECKLRLDAVKQEIPKQPLLAHIDALKVYDKVRSLMRKENTQASPCLPTEKMSQQEKMERMLGREDAEESCLKSKGSQVFTDLQSNLCLRLFHDLLHNNNRIERKALMERVMRDDEAKKELSAFTPQQLADKVRAERNKAKKSK; encoded by the coding sequence ATGATTACTATGTTCTGTTTCTATCATAAGATGGCTAGCTGTGACCCAGTCAAAATGGAGAAATCATATAAAAGACAGAAACATCGCTGTCCAGTGCCTGCCTGTCAGAAAGAAGTGATTCACCTCCCTCGCCATTTGATAACAGTGCACAAATGGAGCCGCGAAAAGGCATTAGAGGCACTGTCTGTGTTCGACCTTAGGGCAAAAAGAACGAAGTCAGAGGCTGTCCCAGAGCAAAGAGCCAAGCGGACTTACAAACGTCGGGTTTGTTCGTTCCCAGGGTGCAACCTGATCGTGCGAAGGTTGCACAACCACCTGAATGCAAAACATAAGTTAAGTCGACACGACGAGAGATACAAACAGCTATTGAAAGAATCGCGATGGGAAGAGATAGGCGAAGATTTCCAGGAAGAGTGTGTAGTAGAGATCTCCTCTGACACCGAGTCCGAGCCCGAGCAAGAGCCCGATCCCCAGAGCCAGAGCCAAAGCAAGGGTAAGGGCCAAAGCCAAAGCAAGAGCAGTCAATCCAGTACAATGTCATCTAATGAAGAAGAAATGTGCCTCCAGGAAATCCATAGAAAATCCGAAAAAGCAAAAGCTATAATGAGAGGAGGTCAAGTAGATCAACACAAATACAGCTCAAGTGATGACGATAGTGATGAAGTTATCCCTTCGTCGCCGATTGGAAAGAAGAGGAGCATCTTTCTTAAGCGCGCGCTAGCCGATATTCACACCGACACTCCAAAGGTTGTCAAGAAGAGAACAACTGGGGGATTGGCAGGAGAACAATCTTCACCGACACTATGGAAAGCAACTGCAGCAGGCAATAGCAAGGAAAAGGATGACTTATCAACGTCGAGCCCAGCAGAGGAGATAGAAGACAAAGACTACGAGCCAGATGGCGAAGATGAGGATGAAAACGAAGATAATGAAGgttgtggtaatgatgatgaggataatGATATCGATGTTACCGATGAAGAAGATGAATTGATGATGAAGGCAGAAACGCTGATGAAAGATGATGAAGGCAGAAACGATGACACAGATAAGATATTGGACGCATTTTTACAATGGCTTCAAGGTATCGATGGAGGTAGAAGAGAGTTGCGTACCGCTAAGCAATATGTTGCACAGGTTCACGCAATCATCAAGGATGTAGATCCAGATGAGCTGCGCATCGACAGCATCCTGAATAAGAAGCATCTTCGAGACAAATGGTTACAGAAATTGGAACGTAACAGGAAGCCAGGGACCTGCAAGGCATATTTAGGTTCATTATCAAGATTTCTCCGTTTCCTTGTTGTGGAAAAGTTAGAAGACCTAAAGCTAACAGAAGAGCATGTGACGAAGGTCAGAGTGCAAGTCCAAGAGTGGTCGGCTTCCTTTAAGAAGCCGTTCAAAGAAAGAAGATGGGAGAAGCATCAAGAAGACCTAGAGAAACTCATAACCCCGGAGGACGTCCAGAAGTTTTCTAAGTCGGCTCCAGTAAGAGCGGCAATCTCGACACTGGGAAGATACATGGAAAAGGAAGGGTCCCCGGGTCAGACAGACTTTTGTACTGTCAGAGACCATCTCATCACTCGCCTATGCATCGAGAATGCATGTAGAGCTGGCCCGCTCGCAAATATGACTTTGCGGGATCTAGATAGAGCCACGAAAGATGGCGATGAAATGATTGTCACCATTTTGAAGCACAAGACATCTGCCTCGGCAGGCCCAGCCCATGTAGTGCTAAGTCCCACAGTCTTCACCTGGCTAAAGGCGTATGTAAAATACATGAGAAACAAGGTCAGCGGAGCAGGAACAGATCCCGATGAGAAGGTTTTCATCAGCTTCACAGCGAGTGAGATGACATCATCCATgatatctgctcaacttaATTCGTTTTGGCAAAAGGCTGTCGAGAAGATTAGAGTAAATGCAGCTTCATTCCGTAAAGCAGCTGTTTCCGTGGTCCACGAAGAGCACCAACATCTGAGGAAGGACCTAGCCGACCTCATGGGACACAATCAAAAGACCGCCGAAAAATTCTATCTCGTTAGGCAGAAGTCTAAGTCGGCTGCAAAAACCTCTCTGGCGCTCAGAAATATCATGTATGCGGAAGGGGCATCACATGTAGAAGCAAGTGAAGCCCTGCCTGTGAAGAATGGGGAAGCAGAAAAGTCTGGTCGTCACCACTGGACAGAGAAAGAAGAGGAGGCTATCCAAATGGCATTTAAGGATGCCATTGAAGAATGCAAGCTTCGGTTAGATGCCGTGAAGCAGGAAATACCCAAGCAACCCCTTCTGGCGCATATCGACGCCTTGAAGGTTTACGATAAAGTAAGGAGCTTGATGAGGAAAGAAAATACACAAGCGAGCCCTTGCCTCCCCACAGAGAAAATGTCCCAACAAGAGAAGATGGAAAGAATGTTGGGCCGGGAAGATGCTGAAGAATCATGCCTCAAGAGTAAGGGGTCTCAAGTATTTACAGATTTGCAGTCTAATCTCTGTCTGCGACTGTTTCATGATCTCCTACACAACAATAACAGGATCGAGAGAAAAGCCTTGATGGAACGAGTCATGAGAGATGACGAGGCCAAGAAAGAGTTGTCTGCGTTTACTCCACAACAACTTGCTGACAAGGTGCGTGCAGAGCGCAACAAAGCTAAGAAGTCAAAGTAG